A region of the Dermacentor albipictus isolate Rhodes 1998 colony chromosome 4, USDA_Dalb.pri_finalv2, whole genome shotgun sequence genome:
CGGACTCCTGTAGGGAAATAAACATTGATTATCGAAAATGAGGCGCATCCAGGAAGCGTTGCATCCAATGCTAGAATCTCACTTTCAGTGGAGAATGACTGGTGACTAATTTTAGCTCTATGACAAATTTTTGTTGAGATGAAAAACGCCAATACCCCTCTACGAGAAGGACGATCTAGGCGAAAACTGCGATAATTATTTAAATGATAACTCTTTTCTGTGGATAACCAAGTTCCTTGCAGAATAATCAAATCACGAGAAAGTTCTTCACAGAGATATAAGATCAGCGGCTGCAGCAAAAATGGAAcaacagttccactgcagcacttccAAGCTTCCTATGTTGACGATATTCTGGCAGAATTAACTGCCGTCTGTAGAGTGTTATCCTTTAGGAAATCATCCTTTGATAAGCTCTTATTTTCACTCTTTTTAGCTTTTAGTTTTTGGAAGGTAGTAGCTCTCGGGGAGTATGGAGAAGTACGACGTTTACAAGTTCTGGCATCCAAATCCATGTTCTCAATGGTATCTGAACCGGATTCGTGACTGTGAAAGCCCTCATGTTCTACATGAGTTGCGGGAGCTTCGGAGGTATCATTACTGCGAGGCGAAGCCTCTGCCGATAGGTGTTTCTCCATGTTCTCAGCAGAGACTGCGATTTCAGAAGCAACACTTGGACGCGTAGTAACATGCAAAATTTGCGACAACTGAGAGGTGAGAACTTGCCCAATGGTCTCTGAAAGGTTCGTAAATAAACTCAAGGGCTTTTGCCATTGCTTTGTATACGGCAGCAGCTACAACACCACCAAGAGGTGCATCCATTGCTTTGGAGTGACGAGCATCAGCTTCAGCATAGCCACATGATTTCTCTAACGAGAGTGCACGAGCTTCACGAAGGGAACACCGTTTCCGTTCCATAATTTGCAGAATTTCGAGCTCTTGGTCTCTCGCAGGGCACTGCACACAGTCCGCAGGGTGGGAACCTTCACACAAACAGCATCGTTCGCTCTGAGAGGAGCACGTCTTTCCATCGTGGCCTTCTCCGCAAATGCGGCACCGAAGCTCTGATCAACATCCCTTAATACTGTGGCCATATCGCCAACACTGAACGCATTGCACTGGGCGGGGAAAGATAGCTTCCACCCTGTATATTAATGGCCACGCCTTGATCTCCGACAGCCTATTTGTGCCGGCAAAGGTGACAATAACCGACTCTGTGGGGGCTCGTTGATTCTCACAAACACGTGAACATCGGTAGACGGAGACGGCACCTGCCGGGGGCAACATCTGCAGGACCTCGGTCGCACACAGACTCGCGTCGGCTCCGCGAACTAGCCCGTTAACGCAAGCTGAATGAGCAGGAATAAAAGGCCTCACCGGGTGATTCGAGAACAGCCAGTGCCAGCGACGACCTTCCGCCTTCTTGGAATTCTTCTTCTGTGCCGCGTGGTCGCGTGGCGTGGCGCATGACCACGTGGGACTTGAGTCTTCATCTTCATTTGCAGCGACACGAAAGAAGCGATGATGATTCTTTACCCATccagtaaaacaaaagaaaaattacccCAGAAACGCGGACTTGTTGGACTAATTTTAGATTACTTAAAACCAGATAAAGTGGGCAGTATCTGACGAGCTTCAGAGAAGATAATCAAAGACACCATTTAATCGGAAAGTAAAGCAACCCATGCTATATTCTAAATAAAAGGAGCGTGAAGATGGATTTCCGGAAGGACAGGCTCTAAGTAATCGCGTGGCACAATTGCAGACAGCATTTCATTGCCTCATCCCTGCGAATTAAGCGCTGCATGATGGATAAGGAGAGCTTAATTACGTCAATTAACTGCGCCTAATTAGGCGTTGTCTGTGAAGACTTCACGGAGAATTAAAGGTGGAAACATTCGTCGAATTGGAATTCGTTGCGTGACAAAACGGCAGTGAACACCACGCATTTCTTAGTGGTaacactcatttttttttgttacattttttttttacccatgCAACCGCCGAGTTCAGAACGCTCGCTCCGAGTAGCTCAGTCGAAGCTACGGGCGATGGCAGCCAAGGACAATAAGAAACAACTGCGCGTATCTAGACTGAGGAATGCAGACACCCAAATCCTGGATCTAGCGCTTTCGGGTCTCCCCCGTTTGCACGGGGCACGTCCCCTAGGTTTGGTGCAGTTCTTGAGCAAAGCTGGGGCTCAGCCGCAGGATGCCCCTATGGCGTTGGCGAGCGGTTCGATTGGCGGACCGAGGTAGCATATAGCTACACACGGGCTACGAGAGACGCTGTAGCGATCCATTCTGACCGCCTGGGGGTTTGTTTGTGCACTAAACTCCCGGTACACAGCATGGTAACAACTCTTGAAACATGTTCATCGAAGCTGGCTTTCCCGCAGCGTGGGGCATTGTGCGAAGAAGCCTACCTCACCGGCACCATACGAGCGAATATATCGAGGTACGGAGTGCTTTGCGCGCGCCGTATTCCAAACGGCGATGCGGCGAGATGTCGGGGTCCCGCGCTGTGTTGCGAGAGGACAGATGCGCGGAATTAACACATCTAACGCTGAACGTGTGCACAAAGCGCAGTGACGTAGTTGCCAGAAGATTATAGTCCGATCCAATTCCGTGACGTGAACCGTAGTCCTCGCCGTGCCGTGCGTCATCGTATTTGTTGATGGCCAGGCTGCCGTTCTTACGACTGCCCTATCGGAATGTGGTCTCCCCGTTCTTATAATCGCGAAGTCAACAGAGTGACATACGTCAGCTCATTCTCCAGTGGCGCTAGGTGAGCATAGCCGAGCTGGCGCCATCGCGTTCTACTTCAAAATGTGGGCATCTTTGACAGACTGAGAAATCAGACATATTTAATTGCTCCACACTTGAATGCACCATGCTACACGCATGAAGGCGCAACGGAGTGTTTTTTTCGTTGGCACAAGCGCATTTACAGTGTTCGTTGTGAACGGAAATATATATAACCACACGAAAGTAGAgacacgaaaggaaaaaaaaaagtctgcggATCCCACACACTGCGGGAATCGGTGTAAGCCAAGCTTTGTGTGCCGTTGGCTTTGACTGAAGATAATTTGCGATtatgttggcggcgaatgtgtaatttcttcagtgtTTGGTCCAACATCAGAATGGCGAGTTGATAAACATTGTTTTGCGTGCACCACTGACGTTTGTCTGCGCAGTCCACAGAaaacacagggagacgtgtttgcttgaggcgttatcATGCGTCATTGTTTATAATCTCTGAAAGGGTTGAGccttatcattgcctcacatggcacatcgcatcatggcagaagtgCCAAACCTTacttgaattatggggctgtatgtaGTTCAAGTAATTATTATAAAATTgtatatcagggtgtctaccaaattgacatttccaaattccctgagttttgtAGGTTTTCCCTgtgtgcctttgcaaaattccctgagtgacacagaagcTTGTTTTATGTCAAAACGGGCTCCCTACATCATGTACCCCGgtggtgtcactctctagtaagcatgttaaaaaataaaaaatatcctAATCCAGTTTGAACAGCAAagggtagtgtttattttatcgaaaaagaaaacagaagggaggggttactAAAATACACAGGAAAtgaaatatcttcgaaaaaaatagTAGAGCCCCTTGCAAATCGAGTCAAagattttcaaatacgaataaaaagagatgaacacagaagcaaatattttcgaagatGGGCTATTCCTATCAACTGTAGCAAGCTAATTGTGTGAGACTCGAACTTTGTCATAAGACAGATCTTctctcaactgtcctgacatactctaaGCCCACGCACAACGCTTCAGTGTTgcctttcactgctttaaagagtttattttggtttgtattaGGGACACTTGCATATTGGCGTCAGCCAACacattgttttttgagctcaagctcctccagcacgcttcctttcccgttgaTTCGTCAATGCatcagtcctttctgttctcaccCTCTTTCCGCCACgcattcgccccacggaccatttggcGTATCCCCTTGGTCACTTGTAGAGTGAACGTCCTATTTTTCGGACTCCTGAGGGGCtgcgaaaacgtccaaaaaatcgggtagtccgaaaaaatgaatacATATCTTTGACTGCCCTTAAAGGCTCAAGTCGCCACACACACATCAgaaaaaactctgaaggcctgccagtacacttattaggcatatcggtgcttgtactgtgagaAGAGACGGCGTGTGCACGCGTTTTTAATTAAGGTATACGTACTGtatcccgtgacaattgccccttcccacgcttgttaagcttcaccgcagtacTTTTTGTGTGCTTTTTTGCGTAACATTTCTGTATTGAGACGAAGCTACCTTTGGAAACCGGCATCATacaacgcgtcgtgctttccgaacttcgaagccaatcgcgaggattacaaaggcggagtcagtgcgATTGCTGGCAGCAACGAATTGGTTTCATGGAAAACACGACACCGgacagcaagaagcttaatagcgaacgtcaaagCCGCTAGGCCTAGCGATGCCGCGGCGGTGGCCACGGTGGTGGCTGTGGCTGCCAGTGGTTCTGCGTGCGAGAACACTGGTTGGAGGCGTCGAgttaatcaaaatggcggtgggGGTGCCTTTGATTAACGCCGTTTCCGAGCTGCGGTCACgacaaaaagtccggaaaatcggacggcgaagggttcttgtggccgaaatttcagacgttcttacgCTGAatctatggggtatgtggtggtgccacAAATCGAAGCACATATGCGCCCACCCAGACTTtgcatttagtaaagcaatgaagggcgctagttggtgaacgttcatggttatattgcgctcagttttacgcagacgatattaagtgaaggacaggacgtggacagACTTGCGCTACGCTACGTCCCTGTCCTTCAcctaatatcgtctgtgtaaaactgagcgcaatataaccatgatcaGACTTTGCAACCAACGCAAGACAATAGAACACTGCTTTTTCTTTGTCATGACGCATTTTGATTTGGGGACATTTcgcaaagaactatcaaaaaagaacTTCCTCTCACCGTCTTACGGTATCTTGTCCTTCCTTTTCAAGAAGACGatcagtaatacaccatatgatttgtttatgttattaggactctATCCATTATGGAGAAGCCGTATGAACGACAGATATGCCGAGCCACCTCACTCGACAAGGTCTGTCTTTCAAAAAGAGGCTGCTCAAGTGCGTAGTGTGGTCGGAACCTTTGATCCCGTTCCCGAGTGGACTTCACTTCTGGACACTTGTGTTTGTTTGGCCGATTTTTGAACTTTCATTCTACTGCGTACCATGTGTGCATTTCTTTTTAATGTGTGCCTAAATGTATTGTAATTATATTTGCATGACATTGCTCATAATTTCGTGCAATAAGGGGAAAAAAAGCTGGCGTGGAACAAGtgtagagtagctgactcccacACAGTGTGCCCGGGTTCAATCCCGGCGAGAACTGGGTTATATTTTTCTCATTActggcgatagctgcgacggacaagggcggcagcggcggcggacaACATCGCCAATCGAAGCGGTGATTGGAATGAGCCCACAACAGCTTACACTGTAAAAGGGTAGTGTAATGTCCCGCCAGTTTCCACGTCTATCCAAGTATTTTATGTGCGTTACGAGCACACGCAATCGTCCATAGGACTGGCAACGTCGCCGATAGTTGCAGACTcaacatgcacgcacgcacaaacacacacacacacacacacacaaacacacacacaaacacaaacacacacacacacacacacacacacgcacgcgcacacacacacacacaaacacacacacacacacgcacacacacacacacacaaacacacacacacgcacgcacacgcacacgcacacgcacacgcgcacacacgcacgcacacgcacacgcgcgcacacacacacacacacacacacacacacacacacacacacacaaacacacacacgctgcCACGCTGCGTACCGGTGGCGCGGGGGCCGTGAATTTCAACGCATATTGGGAGGAAGAAGAaggagacgaagaagaagaagccgtcaTAGGCACAACAGGCATTTATTTACCAACCGCTCATCAACAGCAACAGCGCCAGCAAATTCACAGTGCATGGTGACCACCATCTTTCGAGGAATCGCGCAAACTTGCTAGGATGGAAATGAAGCGTGTCAGGGAGGCGTCCGGAGCGTTCCTGCTTCTATTTCACGCATTGGTCAGCGTGGGCCTGGATGCCATACCACCTGCAACGTTCTTGATCACCTTTTTGCAAGCGTGCGTGTATCTGCGGCTCTTCAGTCTGCCCTGGTCCGATGTCGACGACGTCTGCATCGGTGTGGACGGCGTTCTGTTCAAGGGCGAATGGTGGCGCATCTTCTACGGCGCGATTGAGCACATGGACAGCCTGCACCTCTACTACAACATGGTGAGCTTCATCTGGAAGGGGATGATACTCGAAGGCATCGTCGGCACTGTGCTGTTCGTCTGGATCATCTTCCTGCTGACCGCACTCACTGGCGTCCTCATCGTCGGCCTCTACTACCTGCTGGGCATCTATGTCGACCCTATATTTTACAGGCACTGTGGCATCGGTTTCTCTGGTGTCATTTTCGCGCTCAAGGTGCTCAACAACGCCAAGTATCCGGGACAGAGTATAAATATTTTGGGCGTCCAGGTCACCCTGCTTTCAGGATTTGTCGTCTGGTTCGAGCCCCTCCTACTTCAGCTTATCACGGGCAACGGCTCCTTCGTCGGCCACTTCGGCGGGGTCCTTGCGGGCCTGGTTTACGTCTTCTTGATCAGACCAACTTTCGACCTCCTGTGGCTAGTCCTGGTGGTGGCGCCCAGGAAAGCGATCCAACGCTTCTTTCCTTGTTTGAGGCGGGTGCCGTACGGTGCAATCCTGCTCTCAGCCGCATCACTGGCCATGCACGCGGACTGGGTGCCGACGTCGGAGTTGAAGCCGCAGGCTACGGACAACCCTAGTTGGACCTCCTCTCACGTGATCGACAAGGGCCAGTGGCATCTATTGCTCCTGCCCGTGTTTCGCTGTTCGGGACACCTGCACCTTGCCTATACGGTGGCTACCCTGCTCGGTCTCGGCTACCGATTGGAGCGAAAAGTGGGAAGCATTCGCTTCCTGGTCGACACGGTGATTTTGGCGATCACCACGAATGTCGCCTTCTGTCTGACGACCCACTACGTGCTGCCCAACTACGACGAGATTGCCGGTGTGCCCCCGGCCGAGATGCCGCACAAGTGTTTCGCAGGGCCGACGGCGATCCTGCTCGCCCTGAAGGCGCTCTATGGTGAGAGCCGCTGGCTGAAAAAGTACCCGATGCTGATTTTCTCCTTGCCGCTGCCGAGCATCATGGGCGCCATACTTGAAGTCGATCTTCTCTACTTCGTGCTCCCTGACTTGTGGATAGTGTGCCACGCGGTGGGCTTCCTTGTCGGATTGTTCATGTCCCTTGTGCTACCAGAACCATAATTACGAGCACACTATGCTTCCTATACTCCAGTCGCGACACGTGCGAAACTGCATATATATTGTTTCGCAGTGGCCGAATTGCCTTTTTTGATGCATACTTCGATGACACTGACTTGCTTCCTCTTTCGTCGCACCCAATTAAAAGAAATTATTGTGAAACGTTCTGTCAGTATTTCGTTGGTTCAGCATTCGAATCCAATACTTGTGCCGGCGGTTGTCTCACCGCTGTTTCAAACGGCACTTCACTTGTGTGTATTCGTAATAGACACGTCATTTCCTCTGCCGTGTTGCGTACGCACGTGGTGGCCGCGCGATTTGAGAACGGTGACTGAATGTTTTCCTCGCAATTTCTGTCCCCGCAGTAGCGCATGAACCTGCCCGGTGTTGTCATGCAGTTTAATAATCTGTGAAATAAAAATACTTTTGAGAAGCACGCTTCTCTGCACATTTTGTCTTATTGTGGAGAAGCAGATATCACGAAAACTGTTTCGGTAAATGGAAATCGAATTAAGTTAGTGCTAGCGAAATGGAACTGGGAGTGTAATGAATCCAATTCGAATGCTAGATTTGTAATACTGTACAACGAACTTAGAGAAAGCAAGGGGGAAGTTTATTGTCGTGTTTTATCTGAAATGCAGACAAAATACGttgaagggaaatgaaagtggacgaaaacatAACTAGCCGCAGGTGTGGACCGAACCCACGTCTTCAGCATGACACGTGTGGTGCTTGTCTGCTTTAGATTGCGTAATAAGTGCGTTTCACAGAATCCTAATATTGTTATTTATTGCTGAATTACAGAGTTGAAAATTTCATACTCgtgttattttctctctctctctaagtttGCATTATCCAACTATTCCGGTGAGAAACTTGACTGCTTAAATGAAAAATATGCTTTCTGTAGTCACTATgttttaacctttcttttttttaatgcaataaaCCTGACCCAAATCGGTGCAGTAGACGCCGATCAAAACAATTCCTCCGTTCTCAAGTATTTATATAGGAACTACAGAGGTAAAGCAACGCGCAAATTAGTGCCTTGTTACGCCAGTCTTTATATTTATAGCAAATTCTAAAACAACGAAAATCAAACTCAAACGGAAAAAGAAGGCACACGGTGGCAGATGTAGCAGAACGGACAGCACATTATTGCGTACAGCAAACGAGACAGAAAATATATACAGCAACGAGATAGAGAGATAAAATTTTCTTATGCACAGTACCAAATTTTAACCGCACCTCTTCCAATTTATTGTAAAAGGTCGAGTTTGATCTCTTTGAAGTGGTGTCCTCGGGCAATCCATTACACTTATTGAtcatggaaaataaaataatacttcaataaattttttcaatttttttttttttacagcaaagctgtttatggctagggggCCGTGACATTTTCATGTGTGCGAGGAGgtactatcatcatcagcaatgtgTGCGTGTTCCTGCCGATTTATGTGATGCGTAATAAGCAGGTTTCCACTTGTTAATGCCTGTGTCACTATGAAAAACCATGAG
Encoded here:
- the LOC135919982 gene encoding uncharacterized protein; this translates as MEMKRVREASGAFLLLFHALVSVGLDAIPPATFLITFLQACVYLRLFSLPWSDVDDVCIGVDGVLFKGEWWRIFYGAIEHMDSLHLYYNMVSFIWKGMILEGIVGTVLFVWIIFLLTALTGVLIVGLYYLLGIYVDPIFYRHCGIGFSGVIFALKVLNNAKYPGQSINILGVQVTLLSGFVVWFEPLLLQLITGNGSFVGHFGGVLAGLVYVFLIRPTFDLLWLVLVVAPRKAIQRFFPCLRRVPYGAILLSAASLAMHADWVPTSELKPQATDNPSWTSSHVIDKGQWHLLLLPVFRCSGHLHLAYTVATLLGLGYRLERKVGSIRFLVDTVILAITTNVAFCLTTHYVLPNYDEIAGVPPAEMPHKCFAGPTAILLALKALYGESRWLKKYPMLIFSLPLPSIMGAILEVDLLYFVLPDLWIVCHAVGFLVGLFMSLVLPEP